One Syntrophaceae bacterium DNA window includes the following coding sequences:
- a CDS encoding polysaccharide deacetylase family protein has protein sequence MDPVLGLKIDVDTYQGMKNGVPRLLDILGDFGLKGTFFLSIGPDASGRALLQLLKNPRFLKKMLRTNAPGLYGFRTALYGTLLPSPMIALSFPGLVRRILDEGHEVQFHAWDHRRWQDDLAERSREWIEDWFEKGTEEFRSLTGRRPTAFGAPSWRVDDRVLEILGRYRFEYLSCTRAAEPFLYEGLGIPEIPSDLPCFEEAGVEGGTEAVLSALRGGGLHVLPVHAEAEGGIWDQPFIFLLEQFRAKGCRVATLDEIRRDLDTGALPRRNPRLELLPGRAFPCAV, from the coding sequence ATGGATCCCGTTCTGGGCCTGAAGATCGACGTGGACACGTACCAGGGGATGAAGAACGGGGTTCCCCGTCTCCTGGACATCCTCGGGGACTTCGGCCTGAAGGGGACCTTCTTTCTCAGCATCGGGCCCGACGCCTCGGGCCGGGCGCTCCTCCAGCTCCTGAAAAATCCGCGGTTCCTGAAGAAAATGCTCCGGACGAACGCCCCGGGGCTCTATGGCTTCCGGACGGCCCTCTACGGCACCCTCCTGCCGTCGCCCATGATCGCCCTGTCCTTTCCCGGGCTGGTCCGGCGTATTCTGGATGAAGGTCATGAGGTCCAGTTCCACGCCTGGGACCACCGGCGCTGGCAGGACGACCTCGCGGAGAGATCCCGGGAGTGGATCGAAGACTGGTTCGAGAAGGGAACCGAGGAATTTCGTTCCCTCACGGGCCGGCGGCCCACAGCTTTCGGCGCCCCTTCCTGGAGGGTCGATGACCGGGTCCTGGAAATCCTGGGGCGATACCGGTTCGAGTATCTGAGCTGCACCCGGGCGGCGGAGCCCTTCCTTTACGAGGGACTGGGGATTCCGGAGATTCCCTCGGACCTGCCATGCTTCGAGGAGGCCGGCGTCGAAGGAGGAACGGAGGCGGTCCTGTCGGCCCTCCGTGGGGGCGGGCTCCATGTACTTCCCGTTCATGCCGAAGCGGAGGGCGGCATCTGGGATCAACCGTTTATCTTTCTCCTTGAACAGTTCCGGGCCAAAGGTTGCCGTGTCGCCACCCTCGATGAAATCCGCCGTGATCTGGACACCGGGGCACTCCCGCGGCGAAATCCCCGACTGGAGCTTCTTCCGGGCCGGGCATTCCCGTGCGCGGTCTGA